One window of Triticum dicoccoides isolate Atlit2015 ecotype Zavitan chromosome 5A, WEW_v2.0, whole genome shotgun sequence genomic DNA carries:
- the LOC119301889 gene encoding phosphoribosylaminoimidazole-succinocarboxamide synthase, chloroplastic-like, which produces MSPSAPPAALRLASPPKALLPALSPSSARSPRLSMSTTPSRPRATPLAATAGGGGAAPSLLAADPGHRDSVILAARGAMTNCLGETHLDLVVPGLRLAAKGKVRDVYESGEHLVLVTTDRQSAFDRVLASIPFKGQVLNETSLWWFNRTSHITPNAVVSSPDRNVTIAKRCSVFPVEFVVRGFVTGSTDTSLWTVYNKGVRNYCGNAIPDGMVKNQKLPANILTPTTKAADHDVPITPDEIVKSGLMSKDDFDEARSKALSLFECGQKVALENGVILVDTKYEFGKTADGTVVLIDEVHTPDSSRYWIANSYEERFKSGLEPENVDKEFLRLWFKNNCNPYEDKVLPEAPEELVSELAWRYIFLFETITNTKFEIPETQEPIHERISRNVAQALRNL; this is translated from the exons AtgtctccctccgcgccgccggccgCCCTCCGCCTCGCGAGCCCGCCCAaagccctcctccccgcgctctcaCCGTCCTCCGCCCGCTCCCCCCGCCTCTCCATGTCGACGACCCCCTCTCGTCCCCGCGCCACACCGCTCGCCGCGACAGCTGGCGGAGGCGGCGCGGCCCCTTCCCTCCTCGCCGCGGACCCGGGCCACCGCGACTCCGTCATCCTCGCCGCGCGCGGTGCCATGACGAACTGCCTCGGCGAGACCCACCTCGACCTCGTCGTCCCCGGGCTCCGCCTCGCCGCCAAGGGCAAG GTGAGGGATGTCTACGAGAGCGGGGAGCACCTGGTGCTGGTGACCACCGACCGTCAGAGCGCGTTCGACCGTGTCCTCGCCTCCATCCCATTCAAAGGGCAG GTTCTTAACGAGACAAGCCTTTGGTGGTTCAATAGGACCAGTCACATCACTCCAAATGCAGTGGTCTCTAGTCCTGACAGGAATGTGACAATTGCCAAAAGGTGCTCAGTTTTTCCAGTTGAATTTGTTG TGAGGGGATTCGTTACTGGAAGCACTGATACATCACTATGGACAGTTTATAACAAGGGCGTGAGGAATTACTGTGGAAATGCCATTCCTGATG GCATGGTAAAGAATCAAAAGCTGCCAGCAAATATCCTCACGCCAACAACTAAAGCTGCTGATCATGATGTCCCTATCACTCCTGATGAg ATAGTCAAGTCAGGGCTGATGTCCAAGGATGATTTTGATGAGGCAAGAAGCAAAGCCTTAAGCTTATTTGAGTGTGGACAG AAAGTGGCATTAGAGAATGGAGTAATTCTAGTTGACACAAAGTATGAGTTTGGAAAAACAGCTGATGGGACAGTTGTGTTAATTGACGAG GTACATACACCTGACTCCAGCAGATATTGGATTGCTAATTCATATGAAGAGAGATTCAAATCTGGCCTTGAACCTGAAAATGTTGACAAG GAGTTCTTAAGGCTGTGGTTCAAGAATAATTGCAATCCATATGAAGATAAG GTTCTTCCAGAAGCTCCAGAAGAATTAGTTTCTGAACTTGCTTGGCG GTACATATTCCTGTTTGAAACAATTACAAATACGAAGTTTGAGATCCCAGAAACACAG GAACCGATCCATGAGAGGATATCAAGGAACGTGGCACAAGCCTTACGGAATTTATAA